A portion of the Misgurnus anguillicaudatus chromosome 16, ASM2758022v2, whole genome shotgun sequence genome contains these proteins:
- the cpxm1b gene encoding probable carboxypeptidase X1, translating to MHFIFLRYTQYGLQQEWRVILPHYGVLRISILTKQHLKAYILHRAKETMAPTVILVSFLTVLVGEVTSLPSFKTSTTTVSSYNANYTQTSFATRSVKTGVQHKTTNIYKKISLTKVSKLTKGLKPTTVKPERSTKAPKPTTKALKRTEGTTSSKTGKATTSRPFKSTEVITKTTTVKPTKTTSKTITVSFHTEDLNENIDKSVERRVWNTKDSDEPPVFECPPLGLESLKVKDSQLQASSYKRRGLGPHRGRLNIQSGVEDGDIYDGAWCALYEDKNQWLQVDAMKLTRFTAVILQGRASIWSLDYVETFKVQVSNDTIKWKPSMNGTEEAVFEGNQDSETPVLAVLPEPMMARYIRINPWTWFKNGTICLRAEIMGCELPDPNNIYPWQSEGGTKDKLDFRHHNYKEMRKLMKSVNEMCPDITRIYSIGKSYMGLKLYVMEISDNPGKHELGEPEFRYVAGMHGNEVLGRELLLNLMQYICQEYKQGNHRIVKLVKETRIHLLPSMNPDGYERAYKKGSELAGWGLGRNSYEGIDMNHNFADLNTVMWDAIELEQDKSKLINHYFPIPEHYTSEDAWVAPETRAVINWMQTFPFVLSANLHGGELVVTYPFDMTKDWAPKEHTPTADESFFRWLATVYASTNHVMSNPDRRPCHNEDFLRYNNIINGANWHTVPGSMNDFSYLHTNCFEVTVELSCDKFPHASELPIEWENNKESLLIYMEQIHRGIKGVIRDKDTEAGIADAIIKVDDIDHHIRSAFDGDYWRLLNPGDYDVTVTAEGYLPSSRNCRVEYEHYPTICDFYLTKTPKQRLREILAKGGKIPKDLQLRLRQLRIRKLRASTKLINQRRVSQQRRARATHP from the exons ATGCATTTCATTTTCCTCCGTTACACACAGTATGGTTTGCAACAAGAGTGGCGCGTAATTTTGCCACATTACGGTGTTTTACGCATTTCAATTTTAACCAAGCAGCATCTCAAAGCTTACATTTTACACAGAGCTAAGGAAACCATGGCACCAACCGTTATACTTGTATCTTTTTTAACAGTTTTAGTTGGAGAAGTAACTAGTTTGCCTTCTTTTAAAACATCAACCACCACAGTGTCGTCCTATAACGCAAATTACACTCAGACATCATTTGCAACGAGAAGCGTGAAAACCGGTGTTCAACACAAGACCAccaacatttacaaaaaaatctcactAACAAAGGTAAGCAAACTCACCAAGGGTCTAAAACCCACGACAGTTAAACCTGAGAGGAGCACCAAAGCCCCAAAACCCACGACAAAGGCATTAAAGCGGACAGAAGGAACCACGAGCAGCAAAACTGGAAAAGCGACCACTTCACGTCCATTCAAGTCAACTGAGGTGATCACGAAAACGACAACCGTAAAACCAACTAAGACCACTTCAAAGACCATCACAGTGAGTTTCCACACAGAGGACCTGAATGAAAACATTGACAAGAGTGTGGAAAGGAGAGTGTGGAACACTAAAGACAGTGACGAACCACCAGTATTTG AATGTCCCCCTTTGGGTCTGGAGTCTCTGAAAGTTAAAGACTCGCAGCTACAAGCCTCCTCATACAAGCGCAGAGGCCTGGGGCCACACAGAGGCCGACTTAACATACAG TCGGGTGTTGAAGATGGTGATATCTATGATGGAGCCTGGTGTGCCCTGTACGAAGACAAGAACCAGTGGCTACAGGTAGATGCCATGAAGCTCACACGGTTCACAGCAGTTATACTACAGGGCCGCGCCTCCATATGGAG CCTGGATTATGTAGAAACCTTCAAGGTGCAGGTCAGCAATGACACCATTAAATGGAAGCCGTCCATGAACGGGACAGAAGAGGCG GTGTTTGAGGGAAATCAGGACAGCGAAACGCCAGTCTTGGCGGTTTTACCCGAGCCAATGATGGCACGCTACATCCGCATTAACCCTTGGACCTGGTTTAAGAATGGAACCATCTGTCTGAGAGCTGAGATCATGGGCTGTGAGCTTCCAG ATCCGAACAATATCTACCCGTGGCAATCTGAGGGGGGCACCAAGGATAAGTTGGATTTCAGACACCACAATTACaaagagatgagaaag CTCATGAAGTCTGTGAACGAGATGTGTCCAGACATCACCCGTATTTACAGTATCGGCAAAAGCTACATGGGCCTTAAACTTTATGTGATGGAAATCTCAGATAATCCAGGAAAACATGAGCTGG GTGAACCAGAGTTTCGCTATGTGGCCGGCATGCATGGCAACGAAGTGCTGGGTAGGGAACTACTGTTAAATCTGATGCAGTACATATGTCAGGAGTACAAACAAGGAAATCACCGTATAGTCAAGCTGGTGAAAGAGACGCGCATCCATCTGCTGCCCTCTATGAATCCTGATGGTTATGAAAGGGCTTACAAAAAG GGTTCAGAGCTGGCTGGGTGGGGATTGGGTCGCAACAGCTATGAGGGCATAGACATGAATCACAACTTTGCAGATCTGAACACGGTGATGTGGGATGCCATTGAACTGGAACAAGACAAATCTAAACTCATCAACCATTATTTTCCCATTCCAGAGCACTACACTTCAGAAGACGCTTGG GTGGCTCCAGAAACAAGAGCAGTCATCAACTGGATGCAAACGTTCCCATTTGTACTCAGCGCTAACCTCCACGGAGGAGAGCTGGTGGTCACGTACCCATTCGACATGACCAAAGACTGGGCTCCGAAAGAGCACACTCCCACCGCAGATGAGAGTTTCTTCCGTTGGCTGGCCACTGTTTACGCCAGCACAAACCATGTGATGTCCAACCCTGACCGAAGGCCGTGTCACAACGAGGACTTCCTTCGTTACAATAACATTATAAACGGAGCCAACTGGCACACGGTGCCGGGCA GTATGAATGACTTCAGCTATCTGCATACCAACTGTTTTGAGGTGACAGTCGAGCTGTCCTGTGATAAGTTCCCTCACGCCAGTGAGCTGCCTATAGAATGGGAGAATAATAAAGAATCTCTGCTAATCTACATGGAGCAGATACAC AGAGGAATTAAAGGAGTGATAAGGGACAAAGACACTGAAGCTGGGATCGCTGATGCCATTATAAAAGTGGATGACATCGACCACCATATCAGATCAG CTTTTGATGGGGATTACTGGCGACTGTTGAATCCGGGTGACTATGACGTAACAGTGACTGCAGAGGGATATTTACCATCATCTCGAAACTGCAGGGTTGAATATGAGCACTACCCCACCATTTGTGACTTTTACCTCACAAAGACACCAAAACAGCGTCTGAGAGAGATCCTGGCCAAAGGCGGCAAGATCCCCAAGGACCTGCAGCTGCGACTGCGCCAGCTGCGCATACGGAAACTGCGTGCCAGCACTAAACTTATTAATCAACGTAGGGTGTCACAGCAACGGAGGGCCAGGGCGACCCACCCTTAG